A single window of Sporosarcina sp. FSL W7-1349 DNA harbors:
- the eutH gene encoding ethanolamine utilization protein EutH, producing MEMIGTVIVYIIMACAVVGAFAAIKNPEDGLGKEFMSGLHAVGHIFVPAAGIMASIPYLTWFISKFIGPIFDKIGADPAIAATTILASDMGGYQLADALKTSYEGWIMALVVGFMAGATIVFSIPMGLAMLDKRDHKYMALGVMSGVLTIPIGALIASVLIVLFNTDVRDVISTTSDSTYEFVISYGQILINLLPLFIFVILIAAGLKFFPRGMIAGFMLFGRVMDAAIKLVLVFSIVEIFTGVFSTVFGAWGFDPIMADEKDQFRALETAGYIGIMLAGAFPMVYLLRKYAAKPLEAGGRKLGLSSVGSAGILATMANILAMFSLIRYMPPKDKVINIAFGVCSAFLLGDHLSFTANFQPTIILPVMLGKFSAGIIAIAIAYWISVPTARKLEEKDRADGTIKPGEYLENAPTAPEQAEKLEEEVKESVPANS from the coding sequence ATGGAAATGATCGGTACAGTAATAGTGTATATAATTATGGCTTGTGCTGTCGTAGGCGCTTTTGCTGCCATCAAGAACCCAGAAGATGGGTTGGGAAAAGAATTCATGTCCGGTCTCCACGCTGTCGGTCATATTTTCGTACCCGCAGCCGGAATCATGGCATCCATTCCGTATTTAACATGGTTCATCAGTAAATTCATCGGTCCTATTTTTGATAAGATCGGCGCGGACCCGGCTATTGCAGCGACGACCATTCTGGCGTCCGACATGGGTGGCTATCAATTGGCCGACGCGTTGAAGACATCGTATGAAGGGTGGATCATGGCATTGGTCGTCGGCTTCATGGCGGGTGCTACGATTGTATTCTCCATACCGATGGGACTTGCTATGTTGGATAAACGGGACCATAAATATATGGCGCTTGGCGTCATGTCAGGTGTATTGACGATTCCGATCGGTGCTTTGATTGCATCTGTTCTAATTGTTTTATTTAATACCGATGTCCGGGATGTCATTAGTACGACATCAGATTCTACATATGAATTTGTCATAAGTTATGGACAGATTCTGATTAATCTGTTGCCGCTCTTCATCTTTGTCATATTGATTGCCGCGGGGCTTAAATTCTTCCCGCGCGGCATGATCGCCGGCTTCATGTTATTTGGTCGAGTGATGGATGCGGCCATCAAGTTGGTCTTGGTCTTCTCCATTGTTGAAATTTTTACAGGCGTATTCAGTACGGTATTCGGAGCATGGGGCTTCGACCCGATCATGGCGGATGAGAAGGATCAATTCCGCGCGCTGGAAACAGCCGGTTATATCGGAATCATGCTGGCAGGAGCGTTTCCGATGGTATACTTGCTACGGAAATACGCTGCGAAACCATTGGAGGCAGGAGGGCGCAAGCTCGGTCTTTCCTCAGTGGGAAGTGCTGGTATCTTAGCTACGATGGCTAATATCTTAGCGATGTTCTCTCTCATCCGCTATATGCCGCCGAAAGATAAGGTCATCAACATTGCATTCGGTGTTTGTTCGGCATTCTTGCTAGGGGACCATCTTTCATTCACGGCAAACTTCCAACCGACTATCATCTTGCCGGTCATGCTTGGTAAGTTTTCTGCGGGAATCATAGCGATTGCGATCGCCTATTGGATTTCCGTTCCGACAGCCCGTAAATTGGAGGAAAAAGACCGTGCGGATGGTACGATCAAGCCGGGCGAGTATTTGGAAAATGCACCAACCGCGCCAGAGC
- a CDS encoding ANTAR domain-containing response regulator has translation MRKRILIAEDESLIRMDIRMMLEDAGYEVVAEAGDGDRAIELAFQHKPDLILMDIKMPKINGLQASQIIGKQLDLPILIITAYSQKEFIEKAQLDNVVGYLVKPIAEANLIPAVEIALHQSAKTKRLKEEINTAKREVERRKLIERAKGILMEAEQLTESAAFKKMRDTSMSRQMTMESLANEIISTYK, from the coding sequence ATGAGAAAGAGAATACTGATAGCTGAAGATGAATCTCTCATCCGGATGGATATTCGGATGATGCTGGAGGATGCCGGTTACGAAGTGGTGGCCGAAGCAGGAGACGGAGATCGGGCAATTGAGCTCGCATTTCAGCATAAACCTGATTTGATCCTGATGGATATTAAGATGCCGAAGATCAATGGATTGCAGGCAAGCCAGATTATCGGAAAACAGTTGGATTTGCCTATTTTGATCATCACGGCGTATAGCCAAAAGGAATTTATAGAAAAAGCCCAATTGGATAATGTCGTAGGCTATCTCGTCAAACCGATTGCGGAAGCGAATTTGATACCCGCAGTTGAAATCGCCTTGCATCAGTCCGCTAAGACGAAGCGACTGAAAGAGGAAATCAATACGGCAAAACGAGAAGTCGAAAGACGGAAATTGATTGAACGGGCGAAAGGTATATTGATGGAGGCGGAACAGTTGACGGAATCCGCCGCATTCAAGAAAATGAGAGATACTAGCATGTCTCGGCAAATGACAATGGAGTCGCTTGCCAATGAGATCATTTCAACATACAAGTAA
- a CDS encoding sensor histidine kinase yields MLEKLCDLYTDLQADDIEILKNIASTLQLYADLSEAYMFIDCKMKDNEHAIVVAEAFPKTVDSVYENSVVGKIVFDSFEPGVFYSYRKGQKSVIRRAVTQEGKSVEQSVVPIKNASHQVIGVLIQEREVDSPVAPPYDLRRLSLGQEPIDYVMGGKSSSEMPIVSDLLMEIFLLTDNENRLIYANPVGVKFVMEMSRTEQILNKNIVQLMPFVKPVYEQKDDVFVFELTLDQKNLVVKKVRLRQKNKTKGTLLIIQDLTELRMKEKELMMKSVAIQEVHHRVKNNLQTVASLLRLQMRKGVPEDSRPYFEDTLNRIFSISSVYEMILANENAEDDDINIIDLTKKVCSAMVLSGLPKKVDLIIRSNGNTILTSSRKAVSIALIVNELVQNSLKHAFPEDVPGEIIVNFFSKEECLELHIIDNGVGIGERKASLGLDIVNNLVVNDLNGKFDYVPEEIGTHAIITFPVSPEVIIYYEKENTDS; encoded by the coding sequence ATGTTGGAGAAATTATGTGATTTATATACTGATTTACAGGCCGATGATATCGAAATACTGAAAAACATTGCCTCTACTCTGCAATTATATGCTGATTTATCCGAAGCTTATATGTTCATTGATTGTAAGATGAAAGACAATGAGCATGCGATCGTAGTGGCAGAGGCTTTTCCGAAGACGGTGGATTCGGTCTATGAAAATTCGGTAGTGGGGAAAATCGTTTTTGATTCCTTTGAGCCGGGTGTCTTTTACAGCTACCGGAAAGGGCAGAAATCGGTCATTCGCCGTGCAGTCACGCAAGAGGGCAAGTCCGTCGAGCAAAGCGTTGTCCCCATTAAGAATGCTTCGCATCAAGTGATCGGCGTGCTGATTCAAGAGAGGGAAGTCGACTCTCCGGTAGCCCCCCCTTATGATTTGCGGAGACTTTCACTCGGTCAAGAGCCGATCGATTATGTGATGGGCGGAAAAAGTAGTAGCGAAATGCCGATAGTCTCTGACTTGTTGATGGAAATTTTCCTTCTGACGGATAATGAAAACCGGCTGATCTATGCGAATCCGGTGGGCGTCAAATTCGTGATGGAAATGAGCAGGACAGAGCAGATTTTGAATAAAAACATTGTGCAGCTGATGCCTTTTGTAAAACCGGTCTATGAGCAAAAAGACGATGTTTTCGTTTTTGAACTGACGTTGGACCAAAAAAATCTTGTCGTCAAAAAAGTTAGGTTGCGGCAGAAAAACAAGACGAAAGGCACCTTGCTTATCATCCAGGACTTGACGGAACTGCGCATGAAGGAAAAAGAGCTGATGATGAAATCGGTAGCGATCCAGGAAGTGCATCATCGTGTGAAAAATAATCTACAGACCGTCGCCAGTTTGCTGAGGCTGCAAATGCGGAAAGGGGTTCCGGAGGATAGCCGGCCCTATTTCGAAGATACATTAAATCGGATTTTTAGCATATCCTCTGTGTATGAAATGATTCTAGCGAATGAAAACGCGGAAGACGACGATATAAACATAATCGATCTGACGAAAAAAGTCTGTTCTGCCATGGTATTAAGCGGACTTCCAAAAAAAGTGGACTTGATTATTCGTTCAAATGGCAATACAATATTAACATCATCACGGAAAGCGGTTTCAATAGCTCTCATTGTAAATGAGCTAGTTCAAAACTCATTGAAGCATGCGTTCCCTGAAGATGTGCCGGGCGAAATTATTGTCAATTTCTTTTCAAAAGAGGAATGCTTGGAACTCCATATTATCGACAACGGCGTCGGAATCGGAGAGCGGAAAGCATCACTTGGTTTGGATATTGTCAACAATTTGGTCGTCAACGACTTGAACGGGAAGTTCGATTATGTGCCGGAAGAGATCGGAACACATGCGATCATCACGTTTCCAGTAAGTCCGGAGGTTATTATTTATTATGAGAAAGAGAATACTGATAGCTGA
- the moaA gene encoding GTP 3',8-cyclase MoaA, whose amino-acid sequence MEAILDKLGRPIRDLRISVTDRCNFRCSYCMPKEIFGDDYVFLPKGELLAFEEVERLARLFALLGVKKLRLTGGEPLLRRGLPELVGKLMDVPGIEDIGLTTNAVLLRQHARPLYDTGLRRLNISLDALDSVIFGEINGRGTGPELILENIDYAKEVGFDVKVNMVVQKGVNETEILPMAAYFKERGITLRFIEFMDVGNDNAWSFRKVVTKKEIFSMLNETLDLEPVDEDYYGEVAKRYRYADNGAEVGFITSVSESFCSTCTRARLSSDGKLYTCLFASEGFDLRELVRSGQSDEELLMAITEVWNGRTDRYSDERTEQTAKNRKKIGMSYIGG is encoded by the coding sequence ATGGAAGCCATCTTAGACAAGCTCGGAAGGCCGATCCGGGATCTGCGGATTTCGGTGACGGACCGTTGCAATTTCCGCTGTTCCTACTGCATGCCGAAAGAGATTTTCGGCGATGATTATGTATTCCTGCCAAAGGGGGAACTGCTCGCATTCGAAGAAGTGGAGCGGTTGGCCCGTCTCTTTGCCTTGCTCGGAGTGAAAAAATTGCGCCTGACTGGCGGGGAACCGCTTTTGCGCCGAGGTTTGCCGGAGTTGGTCGGAAAATTGATGGACGTTCCGGGAATTGAGGATATCGGGTTGACGACGAACGCGGTTCTGCTCCGTCAACATGCCCGTCCGCTATATGATACGGGGCTTCGACGCCTGAATATCAGCCTGGATGCCCTCGATTCCGTCATTTTTGGCGAAATCAACGGCCGGGGTACCGGACCGGAATTGATTCTTGAAAATATTGACTATGCGAAAGAAGTCGGATTTGATGTTAAAGTGAATATGGTGGTCCAAAAAGGGGTCAATGAAACGGAAATCCTTCCGATGGCCGCTTATTTCAAGGAACGCGGAATCACACTCCGCTTCATCGAATTCATGGATGTCGGAAATGACAACGCCTGGAGTTTCCGGAAAGTCGTGACGAAGAAAGAGATTTTTTCGATGTTGAATGAAACGCTTGATCTGGAACCGGTCGATGAGGATTATTACGGTGAAGTGGCGAAGCGTTACCGCTATGCGGATAACGGGGCAGAAGTCGGGTTCATCACATCCGTATCGGAATCGTTCTGCTCCACTTGTACCCGTGCCCGGCTATCTTCCGACGGTAAGTTATACACATGTTTATTCGCATCGGAAGGGTTCGATCTGCGGGAATTAGTCCGCAGCGGACAATCGGATGAGGAGTTGTTGATGGCCATCACGGAAGTATGGAACGGCCGGACCGACCGATATTCCGACGAACGAACCGAACAGACGGCGAAAAATCGGAAGAAAATCGGGATGAGTTATATCGGTGGGTGA
- the mobA gene encoding molybdenum cofactor guanylyltransferase, with translation MTKTVGVVLAGGLSRRFGSPKAFARLDGRPFYRIAMDALDGLCSEMVIVARPELLAGFPETATVIVDMEEFKGLGPLAGILSAMEFVEADRYVILPCDMPYISRSVMEGLIRQHRSGVTAVRAEDRFHPLISIWDRDLRQALRTALEKEQLRVMEILSSVGVTWVDGNRLAKNDKRAFRNVNDPSLLERD, from the coding sequence ATGACGAAGACGGTCGGCGTCGTACTGGCCGGAGGGCTATCTCGGCGGTTCGGGTCGCCGAAAGCATTTGCCCGGTTGGATGGCCGGCCGTTTTACCGGATTGCAATGGACGCGCTGGACGGGCTGTGCAGCGAGATGGTCATCGTGGCGCGGCCGGAGCTACTCGCGGGATTTCCGGAAACGGCGACAGTTATCGTAGATATGGAAGAGTTTAAAGGGCTCGGTCCGCTTGCAGGGATTCTGTCGGCGATGGAATTTGTGGAAGCGGACCGCTATGTCATATTGCCATGCGATATGCCTTATATTAGTCGTTCGGTTATGGAGGGGTTGATTCGCCAACATCGATCCGGCGTGACGGCGGTCCGGGCGGAAGATAGGTTTCACCCGCTCATTTCCATTTGGGATCGGGATTTGAGACAGGCACTGCGAACCGCCCTTGAAAAAGAACAACTGCGCGTAATGGAAATTCTGTCATCGGTTGGTGTGACGTGGGTGGACGGCAATAGATTGGCAAAAAACGATAAGCGGGCGTTCCGAAATGTGAATGACCCCAGCTTACTGGAAAGGGATTGA
- the moaD gene encoding molybdopterin converting factor subunit 1, whose amino-acid sequence MIRVNYFARLRELTGKGEETIDRETMTVQELLDWAEETYPGFGATPVHVAVNEEYALKEDIIQSGDSCAFIPPVSGG is encoded by the coding sequence TTGATCCGAGTGAATTATTTTGCTAGGCTTCGTGAGTTGACGGGTAAAGGAGAAGAGACGATCGATCGTGAAACGATGACGGTTCAGGAATTGCTCGATTGGGCGGAAGAGACGTACCCCGGCTTTGGGGCGACTCCTGTCCACGTGGCGGTGAATGAAGAGTACGCCTTGAAAGAGGATATCATCCAATCGGGAGATAGTTGCGCATTCATCCCGCCGGTGAGCGGGGGATGA
- a CDS encoding molybdenum cofactor biosynthesis protein MoaE, giving the protein MKPFEIVETPIEIQKYMDYVLHPSAGAVTVFTGNVREWTHGVRTLYLAYEAYVPMAEKKMAEIGAEMEEKWPGVKVAIVHRIGELHISDIAVLIAVSSPHRKAAYEANEYAIDRIKEIVPIWKKEIWEDGEEWIGAQKKYPEQGVQN; this is encoded by the coding sequence ATGAAACCTTTTGAAATCGTGGAAACGCCGATAGAAATTCAGAAATATATGGATTATGTCCTTCATCCATCGGCTGGCGCGGTGACGGTATTCACCGGCAATGTGCGGGAATGGACGCATGGCGTTCGGACATTGTACTTGGCTTATGAGGCGTATGTGCCGATGGCGGAGAAGAAGATGGCGGAAATCGGTGCGGAGATGGAAGAGAAGTGGCCGGGCGTGAAGGTGGCGATTGTGCATCGGATCGGCGAGCTGCATATATCCGATATCGCGGTGCTTATTGCTGTTTCCTCCCCCCATCGGAAAGCGGCGTATGAAGCGAATGAATACGCGATCGACCGCATTAAGGAAATTGTCCCAATCTGGAAGAAGGAGATTTGGGAAGACGGGGAAGAGTGGATCGGCGCACAGAAAAAATATCCGGAGCAGGGGGTGCAGAATTGA
- the mobB gene encoding molybdopterin-guanine dinucleotide biosynthesis protein B, whose amino-acid sequence MKTLHIVGFKNSGKTTLITRWVHLLKAQGRSVAVLKHHGHGGTPAMPDDGTDTMQFWNSGADMTVVAGGGAVQLLWNEEPPFDQLKALSAMGHPDVLLIEGYKGETGEKVVLLRGVEDWSPLGKVTDIRLVVGCPELELDMPHIQSRDSVSELDDWFTKWLVEEDANETF is encoded by the coding sequence ATGAAGACGCTCCATATCGTCGGCTTCAAAAATAGCGGGAAAACGACATTGATCACTAGATGGGTCCACCTTTTGAAAGCACAAGGGAGGTCGGTCGCCGTCCTGAAGCATCATGGGCATGGCGGAACGCCCGCGATGCCCGATGACGGGACGGATACGATGCAGTTTTGGAATAGCGGAGCGGACATGACGGTCGTGGCAGGGGGCGGAGCCGTGCAATTGCTTTGGAATGAAGAGCCCCCCTTTGACCAATTGAAGGCCTTGTCCGCAATGGGACATCCGGATGTACTTCTCATTGAAGGGTATAAGGGTGAGACGGGAGAGAAGGTCGTCCTTCTTCGGGGAGTAGAAGACTGGAGTCCTCTTGGAAAAGTGACAGACATCCGGCTCGTCGTCGGTTGTCCGGAATTGGAGTTGGACATGCCGCATATCCAGTCACGGGACAGCGTTAGCGAATTGGACGATTGGTTTACCAAATGGCTAGTAGAGGAGGATGCAAATGAAACCTTTTGA